Within Sorangiineae bacterium MSr11367, the genomic segment ACCCGACCCTCGGACGATCGGGACGCCGAGGCGGACGTTTTCTTGCTGACCACCGATACGACGAACAAAGCATTCGCTCCGGCGCGCTCGCTGTTGGTCTCGTCCTCCGCGCTCGCATTGCGGCCGATCACGGCCCGTTCGTCGCGTAGCTTTCGCGGAAGCATTGCCGCCGGCGACATCGATGGCGATGGAGTCGATGACATCGTTTATTCGATTGGAAATAGCGCGACGTTGCTGAAAGGGACGCCCTCGCTTTCCGACACGCCGCGGAGGGAGCGATGAAGGCGCGCGTGGCCGCATCGCTCTTGCTGGCGATGCTCGTTTCCGGTGACCTTGCCCGTGCGGGCGAAGGGGTGAAGCCTTCCGAGGACGAGCGGGCCAAGACGCTCTTCAGCTCGGGCGCACAAGCGTATGCCTCGGGGCAATTCGCCGCGGCCATTCAGGCCTTTGCCGAGGCGAATCGTGTGATGCCGACTCCCGCCATCGTCTATTCCTTGGCGCAGGCGCACCGCCGGCAATATTTCATCGATCGCAATCCGGATCATCTTCAAAAGGCCATTGCGAATTTCCACGGGTACATCGAGCACGTCGCCAATGGCGGCCGGCGCGCCGACGCCGTGCAGGCACTCTCCGAGCTCGAGCCGCTCGTCGCACGCATGGACGAGCCGCCGTGGCGTGCAGGCCCGAAAGCGGGCCCCTCACGGGGGAACGAGGAACCGGCGCGGCTCATGATCACGACACAGCCGAGTGGCGCGCAGGTATCCATCGACGGCAAGCGGGCTTGGACGTCGCCCTATGCCGCGGAGGTGACCCCGGGCAAGCATCGCGTTCACGTGACCCTCGACGGGTACTTCGAGGAGGATCGCGAAGTCCTCGCGGTCGACCACGTCCTCGTGCCCGTGCCGCTGGAGCTGCGAGAGCGCCCAGCGCGGCTCACGATTTGGGCGCCGAAAGGGGGTGTGATTGCCATCGATGGGCAGACGGTGGGCATAGCGCCTCGGTCCGAGCCATTCCAGGTCGTCTCGGGGCGGCATGAAGTGACCGTCACCAAGAATGGCTACCAAACGTTCTCGCGGGAGATCTCCTTCCGCCGCAACGAAGCACGAACGCTGTCCGTGGAGCTGCACCCGACGGGGCAGCGTATCTTGGCGCGCTGGTTGATGATCGGGGGCGGCGCCTTGATCGCGGCGAGTGGCGCCTTCGTCGTCCTCGCGCTGAAGCAGCAACAGGAGGCACTCGACGTGCAGGAAGCGCAGAAAACGCGCCTCCGCGGGCCAAGCGACGAAGGGGACTACCGCGACGCGCTGGAGGGACGCGACCGGTGGCGGATGGCGGCCATTGGCGCATTCTCCGTGGGCGGGGCGGCGCTCGTGGGTGGGCTCGTGCTCCATGCCTTCGACCCGCGGACCCCGCCACCCCCGCGTGCCCATCTCGGCGAGCAGGGCCCGCGTGCACCGGGGCCACTCGAACCCGTCGAGATGTCCGTCGTCCCCACGCTGGGGCCAAGCGTGGCGGGTCTCACCTTGAAAGGCCGATTCTGAATTCACGGCCTTTCAGGGTGCACGCATGGCCTCGTGCGTCCGGACGAGCGACGTCAGGGCGCGCCGTCGATGTAGGCCCGAATCCACGAATGCACCTTGGAAACGACGCCGCTCTCCGCGGTGCCATTGCAGGTGATTCCGCTGACCGTCGAATGAACGCCATAGACGTACGTTTTCCCGCCCACGGTGACCAGATCGGGGCCACCGCTGTCACCCTGGCAGGTTCCGCCCTCGCGCGCGTCGAACTGCGCGAGCAGATGGTTGCTGGAGAAATCGACCGTGCTGTACGTCACGTGCAGTCGCTTGGGATCGGTCAACGGCACGCGCGGGTTCGTGTCGGTGCGGCCGAATCCGATGGCATCCAACGCAGCGCCGACCTGGATCGTATCGAGCTCGGGAGGTAGCGGGGGGATGACCTTCATGTTCCCGTCGGGATCCGTGAAGGAGACCATGCAGAAGTCGTAAGGGGTTCCCGTTCCTTCGTACGAAGCGTGCGCTTTGATGGCGGTGATTGGATATTGCGTCGCCGTTCGAAGGGCCGCGCCAATCCCGACGAGCGTGGGGAGCGAGCCCGGCTTGCAACAATGCGCCGCCGTAAGCACGTAACCCGTCGTTTGTTTGGTTGCGACGATGGTTCCCGTACAAAGACCGCCACCTTCGGGATCGTACAGGGAAACGACTTCGTCGTGATTGTC encodes:
- a CDS encoding PEGA domain-containing protein, which codes for MKARVAASLLLAMLVSGDLARAGEGVKPSEDERAKTLFSSGAQAYASGQFAAAIQAFAEANRVMPTPAIVYSLAQAHRRQYFIDRNPDHLQKAIANFHGYIEHVANGGRRADAVQALSELEPLVARMDEPPWRAGPKAGPSRGNEEPARLMITTQPSGAQVSIDGKRAWTSPYAAEVTPGKHRVHVTLDGYFEEDREVLAVDHVLVPVPLELRERPARLTIWAPKGGVIAIDGQTVGIAPRSEPFQVVSGRHEVTVTKNGYQTFSREISFRRNEARTLSVELHPTGQRILARWLMIGGGALIAASGAFVVLALKQQQEALDVQEAQKTRLRGPSDEGDYRDALEGRDRWRMAAIGAFSVGGAALVGGLVLHAFDPRTPPPPRAHLGEQGPRAPGPLEPVEMSVVPTLGPSVAGLTLKGRF
- a CDS encoding trypsin-like serine protease yields the protein MIRCDIKCVSFVLCSAAFIACGGGRDGAVQEEESTGWSQAPIIRGSADNHDEVVSLYDPEGGGLCTGTIVATKQTTGYVLTAAHCCKPGSLPTLVGIGAALRTATQYPITAIKAHASYEGTGTPYDFCMVSFTDPDGNMKVIPPLPPELDTIQVGAALDAIGFGRTDTNPRVPLTDPKRLHVTYSTVDFSSNHLLAQFDAREGGTCQGDSGGPDLVTVGGKTYVYGVHSTVSGITCNGTAESGVVSKVHSWIRAYIDGAP